The region tgtatgtgtatTTGACATAGGAACTATCAATATAATTTGACGTTTTgttcaaaaaaatattaaaatcaaGATGAGATTCGTAAGAAAAATAAGAATTAGGGAAGAAGAAtaaatccttttttttttattgaaagtaTTTGTTTATTGTGACAACTTTATCAAATTTAATCCTATTTTTTCTACTCGACCTTCCCAGGTTGTAATGATCGGAAGCGTAAAAGGGTTAGTTCAGAAAATATTGTTCAGTTGCCAGCCAAAATTGCAGCCAAAAGTGCAGTTGAAGAGAGCTCCAATGCTAGCCAGATTCTTGATTTGAATACTGACAATCCTCAGGAAATTATAGCAGCCAAAAGTGTAGTGGAATACTACAATGAAAAGGAGGTAACATTATTTATAGAAATAATACAGATATTAATTAATGTATTtgtttgatgatgatgatgatgatgatgatgatgatgatgatgatgatgagcagGGAACGAACATAGGTTTTGGAAAACTTTTGAAAGTGAAGTATCAGACGATGAATTATCTGTTGACTACCAGAACGGTGTATTATTTGACTTTCAGTGATAGTACAGGGCAGGATTATTATAGTGCATTTGTTTCAGCCTACAAAACTGGCCAAGAACAACAAAGTGATTTTCTTAGTGTGGATTTTGTGAAGAAAGTTGTTCGTCCACGTTGGACTCCATGGTTCTCCAACCGAACCACCAACACTTGAGGATCTTACCTTATTATTTTctaagaaggaaagaaaatacaAGAGAAGAaatagaaaatttgaagaaaatgatagaaaacacttttatgttttggttGTTTAGTTTGCTGTTAAGGAAAGAAAATtggtttatttttaaattattatattttcgaaaaaattatttaatattttattagtaATTTCtgatttgtgtgtttttataaaaataaattctttccaatttatatgaaaaaaaatttcGTACCCCTACTCAATGTGTGTGTGTTTATACTAGGGTTGGTGCATTCGCTTATAcctaaatattttacaaaaaaagCGGAAACAGCCAGGTTTGAGATGTGATTTAGGATAGAAGGAATAAGATTTTTTCCGTCGAATTATTACTACTTGCAATTCGTGTCCCTAAATTTTTCACGTTGTTAAAAATTACTCATGAAGCTAACAGAAAGTTGATAAGACAGTTTCGTGTCAGTGTCACgtgtataattaattaaattttaaaaaaataattaaaaataatatattttttactttttttataaaaataattttacttctttttatttaaatatttaaaaattaaaaattatatacaatagtaactttaatagtattttatttgtattatttgcTTTAGTTTAATGTTTTATAAATTAGAGTAGAAAATGATGACGTAGGTAGTAGAAAATGATattcctcaaaaaaaaaaaattgtaaattatTGGGTAGTGGTGGTTGTGGTCATATTATAatcaaaaaatatttattaatttacaatTTGATAATAATCATACTTTTCTACTccaattcataattttttttatttgtttaatttttaaaattcaccatctttaaagaaaaaaattgaagtgtaatcaataaaacaaaaaatttattgtACATGCAGATAAAACTAAAGCAAATAGTACAAATAAAATACTATTAAAGTTACTATTGtatatgtttttgttcatttttaaatatttaaataaaaggaaatacacaatatttttataaaaagaagtttaaaaaatatatgattttttaattaattttttattaattatacacGTGACACTATTAGTGCCCAAACTGCCAAATCAGTGATTTATCAGCCATGTCACCCAAAAAATAACGTAAGTCCTATATTTGGTAACGGTGCATAGTTCGGAGAGAATTTTTAACAACGTGGAAAATTCAGGAGACACCAATTATAAGTGGTAATAGTTTGGGGgtaaaatcatatttattctttAGGATATAAAAAATCTACAATGCTTATGATGTAATATTGATTCTCATTCCCATATACTTTCTAATCAATCTAATTTATTATTTCCATACTCATTCACTTTTAGAGTTCAGTTAGATTCCATCAAtggtaatattattattattattattattattattattattattattatttagggATATTTGCAgtaaaaatatcaaattttttaTGATAGTTGCACTTAAAtaccaatttttatttttatttttgcggTAATAATACCAAATCTTTGTTAATAGTTGCACTTAAGTACCAATTTTTTTCTATTTGCGCAGAAAAAATACGAAATCTTTGTTAATAATTGTAGTTAAGTaccaattcttttttttttcaacaataatACCAAAACTTTAGCATTATAGTGGCAAATATCccttaaattatttataaaaaatgtataaaattAATTTC is a window of Humulus lupulus chromosome 4, drHumLupu1.1, whole genome shotgun sequence DNA encoding:
- the LOC133829477 gene encoding uncharacterized protein LOC133829477, translating into MSSDGCNDRKRKRVSSENIVQLPAKIAAKSAVEESSNASQILDLNTDNPQEIIAAKSVVEYYNEKEGTNIGFGKLLKVKYQTMNYLLTTRTVYYLTFSDSTGQDYYSAFVSAYKTGQEQQSDFLSVDFVKKVVRPRWTPWFSNRTTNT